One window of the Eucalyptus grandis isolate ANBG69807.140 chromosome 6, ASM1654582v1, whole genome shotgun sequence genome contains the following:
- the LOC104447888 gene encoding triacylglycerol lipase OBL1 has translation MYTPPSSPLLLQRHIDCEDGGALYSNYLVLDPKQAGFLDLPRLLFSNDVSERRYIQCPVIYKEELRGFKRRWFIFISIVAQKLLLLFKGMLEWLGNAFEFCLNLPSTNGGFLKLIANALKGNVEWPSKDSPSFASVVGYLDPRVDLDSRLKHGDARYNAYLSMMAAKLSYENDSFVETTVRDRWKMEFLQCGDFWNDHLEQHSTRAIMLKDRDLIVLAFRGTRPFDADAWRTTIDLSWYEVEVKLEGEAGLEWVSIHGGFMKALGLQKGRGGLKEMDEVAEEGKSYAYYEIKEMLRNLLKERGTKFIVTGHSLGGALAILFVGALCMHKEDAILDKLEGVYTFGQPKVGDERFGEYMRRKICRQVKYYRYVYSSDRVPRMPRDGMVFGFKHFGPCLYFNSLYKGKVLDEEPNKNRLLLLWFIPNIMNAIWELMRGFVMPCLRGRAYRESWVLLLFRMVRIAIPVLSAHSPQEYVNMTQLGSLRSHEIS, from the exons ATGTATACGCCACCTTCATCTCCTTTGCTTCTGCAGCGACACATAGATTGCGAAGATGGTGGCGCGCTCTATAGCAACTACCTTGTACTCGATCCTAAACAGGCAGGCTTTCTCGACCTCCCTCGCCTTCTGTTTTCTAACGACGTGTCCGAGAGAAGATACATCCAGTGCCCGGTAATCTACAAGGAGGAGCTCAGGGGGTTTAAGCGAAGATGGTTCATCTTCATCTCCATCGTCGCTCAGAAACTCCTGCTCTTGTTCAAGGGAATGTTGGAATGGCTCGGGAATGCTTTTGAGTTCTGTCTTAACCTCCCGTCGACCAACGGAGGATTTCTCAAGCTCATCGCCAATGCTCTCAAAG GAAACGTGGAGTGGCCGAGTAAAGATTCGCCATCTTTTGCATCAGTGGTAGGGTATTTGGACCCGAGAGTGGACCTTGACAGCCGCCTGAAGCATGGAGACGCACGGTATAATGCATACTTGTCCATGATGGCTGCTAAGTTGTCGTACGAGAATGATTCTTTCGTTGAAACCACCGTCAGAGATCGTTGGAAG ATGGAATTCTTGCAGTGTGGGGACTTTTGGAATG ATCACCTGGAGCAACACTCTACTCGAGCCATCATGTTGAAAGACCGAGACCTGATCGTGTTGGCATTTAGGGGCACCCGCCCTTTTGATGCGGACGCATGGCGCACCACCATCGATCTCTCTTGGTACGAGGTCGAGGTCAAGCTTGAAGGAGAAGCGGGGCTGGAGTGGGTGAGCATCCACGGCGGCTTCATGAAAGCCCTGGGCCTACAAAAGGGCCGAGGAGGGCTCAAGGAGATGGATGAGGTAGCCGAGGAAGGCAAAAGCTATGCTTATTATGAGATTAAGGaaatgctaaggaatttattGAAGGAGAGAGGGACAAAGTTCATAGTGACGGGGCATAGTTTGGGAGGGGCACTTGCCATCCTATTCGTGGGGGCGTTGTGCATGCACAAGGAGGATGCAATTCTGGATAAGTTGGAAGGAGTGTATACATTTGGGCAGCCGAAGGTGGGGGATGAGAGATTTGGGGAGTACATGAGGAGGAAGATTTGTCGTCAGGTGAAGTACTATAGGTATGTCTATTCAAGCGACCGTGTTCCTAGGATGCCTCGTGATGGCATGGTCTTTGGGTTCAAGCACTTTGGTCCTTGCCTCTACTTCAACAGCTTGTACAAGGGGAAG GTGTTAGATGAGGAGCCGAACAAAAACCGCTTGCTGTTGTTATGGTTCATACCAAACATCATGAATGCGATTTGGGAGCTGATGAGGGGCTTCGTCATGCCGTGTCTGAGAGGCCGAGCATACCGAGAGAGCTGGGTCTTATTACTGTTTAGGATGGTCCGCATTGCAATTCCAGTACTGTCTGCTCATTCACCTCAAGAATATGTCAATATGACTCAACTCGGCTCCTTACGCTCCCATGAGATAAGCTAG